One region of Solanum pennellii chromosome 6, SPENNV200 genomic DNA includes:
- the LOC107022931 gene encoding nuclear-pore anchor isoform X2 has product MPLFISDEEYERCSQDAGLVAVKADEFIRDLYNQLENVKAQADAASITAEQTCSVLEQKYVSLSSEYSALQLQYSQLNSSFEERLSELSQAQAEKQQAFIQSIGKDGDVDRLSTEASELRKTKRQLMELVEQKDLEISEKNSTIKSYLDKIVHLTDIAANREVRVCDLETEVSRCQASCSRLLQEKELVERHNAWLNDELTTKVNGLMELRKAHSELEADISAKLVDAEKKISECDRCLKRKQEQVREMELKFTSLEQDLLSAKDVAAAKEDQMSGEIATLNKLVELYKESSEEWSKKAGELEGVIKALETHGNQIENDYKERLEKEVSAKIELKEEVACLKNKLAESEAELKKGEDTLKLLPLSYFSSESLPNSAEAGDMVEDDRMVVPSLPIGVSGTALAASLLREGWSLSKMYTKYQETVDALRHEQLGRKQAQDVLERVLCEIEEKAGVILDERAEHQRLEDAYSVLSEKLQHSLSQQAALERNIQEFNADMRRRDRDYAVAQAEIVDLQEQVTVLLKECRDIQLRGGSVGPKNDKSVVSSSLIMFGAESNADDVGRLLSYKDINGLVEQNVQLRGLVRSLTDQIENRESELKEKYEKELQKHVDKATSQVDAVLAKADEQATMIKSLHASVAMYKKLFEEHTVVSSDAQSEKLAEVRRPEVMLLPDSSHEVLGRAQERAFERVKCLEEELSRLRSEIISLRSERDKSALEAQFARDKLARYMKDFELQKEEHNGVITRNVEFSQLVVDYQKKLRESYESLNAAEELSQKLKLEVSILKDEKGMLVNAEKRASDEVRNLSQRVHSLQVHLDTLQSTENVRDEARAAERRKQEEYIKLIEKEWAEAKKELQEQRDNVRNLIPEREDALKNALRQIEEMRKELTSTSHSVAAAEARVVVAEARSADLEEKLQAFQKKVSERADEGGPSSSTELFDNMDSAEEVKRLREEVQVNKNHMLQYKSIAQANEEALKQMELAYENLKVEADRVKKSMEEEALALRKNVDELERECNLKSIEAASATAGKEEAVVAALAEISSLKEDTSAKTSQISNLEAQITALKDDLDKEHQRWRAAQDNYERQVILQSETIQELTRTSQALATLQEESSELRKLSDVLKSENNALKAKWEAELSVLEVSKTEAEKKYTEANEQNKILLDRLEGLYIKLAEKDRVSSGVSAGSTVAEGDDGLMNVVNYLRRSKEIAETEISLLRQEKLRLQSQLENALRRVEVAEASLNSERESSRAQVLSEEEFKTLQLQVRELNLLRESNLQLREENKHNVEECQKLRQAAQKMKTELEDLEKLLNERQADVEACRKGIEMQKLDKEKLERRVSELVERYKNFDLEEYASLKEAASQMQVNLREKNEELEKVKKAMSEQQNLLADLEQDLSRSRTELSQRESRINEILQTEASLRSDVDKHKKLTGLMKKRVESNLLKEKERADSLSKEKDDLARENQALSKQLEDAKQGKKTADAADEQALKDKEKEKNTRIQGLEKITDRLREELKQERSKRLKMQKTIGDSYGAVNQQRSKLSDEIDKHKQALKMLTDEVEKIRQTKGSQTEGTSVDQLLSGTHLDDFTAAYLQAVDDFERVARNELGVSGAGDASAPDASLSASVVPGPAATLPPPASLVTSIPAVGKAEEERRLVLSKITSETRKTGRKLVRPRITKPEEPLVDVEMQDTDESTNSRKHLPPQKAENFDNATLPTQPPIRKRLSAASTSSTSELQEETPAMDETCLDVAQPVLKKSKHLEAPQEGSEDKSVDNVENSESLPTTEEHDAGDETQGLKEEASDIEKDETTLSGEQVEEPLVVATNQAESQVQQESEQLAMDEREEGELIADPEDVGNLDSILSMGSPENLEPQTDDLAGTDEELLLTPTDPGEIESSQLPDDDKNDEVDATEELAESSEKLNDGGDQVAAETDQALDTVTGEKPSSSPVDSSNSKEGGLDESAAAETEEGKQVSPINRSSRTINLNERARERASIRQAAMLSATPARGRGRVLRRGGRSGRGGRGPNSGSQG; this is encoded by the exons ATGCCGTTGTTTATATCGGATGAGGAATACGAGCGGTGCTCGCAAGATGCCGGTTTGGTAGCCGTGAAAGCTGATGAGTTTATTCGAGATTTGTACAATCAACTGGAAAATGTGAAAGCACAGGCTGATGCTGCATCTATTACAGCTGAACAGACTTGTTCTGTTCTTGAACAGAAGTATGTCTCGCTTTCTTCAGAGTACTCCGCGCTTCAACTGCAGTATTCTCAGCTTAATTCTTCCTTTGAGGAACGCCTATCTGAACTCTCTCAAGCACAAGCCGAGAAACAGCAAGCTTTCATCCAATCT ATTGGAAAGGATGGAGATGTGGACCGGTTATCAACAGAGGCTTCAGAACTCCGGAAAACAAAGAGGCAATTGATGGAATTGGTAGAACAGAAAGACTTGGAGATTAGTGAGAAAAATTCCACTATCAAAAGCTATCTTGATAAGATTGTTCACTTGACTGATATTGCTGCAAATAGGGAAGTACGGGTCTGTGACTTGGAGACTGAAGTGTCACGCTGTCAGGCTTCTTGTTCGCGGCTTTTGCAGGAGAAGGAGCTTGTTGAGAGGCATAATGCATGGCTTAATGACGAGTTAACAACAAAGGTCAATGGTCTCATGGAGCTGCGTAAAGCTCATTCTGAGCTTGAGGCTGATATATCTGCCAAACTTGTTGACGCCGAGAAAAAAATTAGTGAATGTGATAGGTGTTTGAAGAGAAAACAGGAACAAGTGAGGGAAATGGAGTTGAAGTTCACTTCTTTAGAGCAAGATTTATTATCCGCGAAGGATGTAGCAGCTGCAAAAGAGGACCAAATGTCCGGTGAAATTGCAACGTTAAACAAGCTAGTGGAGTTGTACAAGGAGAGCTCCGAGGAATGGTCTAAAAAGGCAGGAGAACTTGAAGGAGTAATTAAAGCTCTGGAGACTCATGGAAACCAAATAGAAAATGACTATAAAGAGAGGCTCGAGAAAGAAGTATCTGCAAAGATAGAACTAAAGGAGGAGGTTGCATGTTTGAAAAATAAGCTTGCGGAAAGCGAAGCGGAattaaaaaaaggagaagataCATTGAAGCTTCTTCCTTTGAGTTATTTTTCTAGTGAATCATTGCCAAACTCAGCTGAAGCTGGTGACATGGTTGAGGATGATCGGATGGTCGTACCTAGTCTGCCTATTGGTGTTTCAGGAACCGCATTAGCCGCTTCACTTCTCCGGGAGGGTTGGAGTCTGTCTAAGATGTACACCAAATATCAGGAAACTGTTGATGCATTACGACATGAACAATTGGGAAGAAAACAAGCTCAAGATGTACTGGAGCGAGTACTCTGTGAAATAGAGGAGAAAGCTGGAGTTATCTTGGATGAGCGAGCGGAGCATCAAAGATTGGAAGATGCTTACTCTGTGCTAAGTGAAAAGCTGCAGCATTCCCTCTCTCAGCAAGCTGCTTTAGAGAGGAATATTCAGGAATTCAATGCTGATATGAGAAGGCGTGATCGTGATTATGCTGTTGCTCAGGCAGAGATAGTTGACCTCCAGGAACAGGTGACAGTGCTTTTAAAGGAATGTCGTGATATACAACTCCGTGGTGGATCGGTGGGACCTAAAAATGACAAATCTGTGGTGTCAAGTTCTTTAATTATGTTTGGTGCTGAATCTAATGCTGATGATGTTGGAAGGCTGTTGAGCTACAAGGATATAAATGGCCTGGTTGAACAAAATGTCCAGCTAAGAGGCCTAGTTCGGAGCCTTACTGATCAGATTGAGAACAGAGAGtcagagttgaaggagaagtatGAGAAGGAGCTTCAGAAGCATGTTGACAAAGCTACCTCCCAGGTTGATGCAGTACTGGCAAAAGCAGATGAGCAGGCTACGATGATTAAATCACTTCATGCATCTGTGGCGATGTACAAAAAGCTCTTTGAAGAGCATACAGTTGTTTCTTCTGATGCTCAATCTGAAAAATTAGCAGAGGTTCGAAGGCCGGAAGTGATGCTTTTACCTGATTCTTCACATGAAGTTTTAGGGAGAGCACAAGAACGGGCTTTTGAGCGTGTAAAATGTCTTGAAGAAGAGTTGTCAAGATTACGGAGCGAGATTATTTCTCTTCGATCAGAGCGGGATAAGTCAGCTCTGGAAGCACAGTTTGCTCGAGATAAACTTGCCAGATATATGAAAGATTTTGAGCTCCAGAAAGAGGAGCATAATGGTGTGATCACGAGAAATGTTGAGTTCTCACAGTTGGTAGTTGACTATCAGAAGAAGCTGCGAGAAAGTTATGAGTCATTGAATGCTGCTGAGGAACTTTCTCAAAAGCTGAAACTGGAGGTGTCTATTCTAAAGGATGAAAAGGGTATGCTGGTAAATGCCGAAAAGAGAGCTTCAGATGAAGTACGTAATTTGTCACAAAGGGTGCATAGTTTGCAGGTCCATTTAGATACATTGCAGAGTACCGAGAACGTTCGTGACGAGGCAAGAGCTGCTGAGAGGAGAAAGCAAGAAGAGTATATCAAGCTTATTGAGAAAGAATGGGCTGAAGCTAAGAAAGAATTGCAAGAACAGCGTGATAATGTTCGAAATCTTATACCTGAGCGAGAAGATGCTCTAAAGAATGCATTGAGACAAATTGAGGAAATGAGGAAGGAATTGACTAGCACTTCACATTCTGTGGCTGCTGCTGAAGCTAGAGTTGTTGTTGCTGAAGCGCGATCTGCTGATTTAGAGGAAAAATTGCAAGCTTTTCAAAAAAAGGTTTCTGAAAGAGCTGATGAAGGCGGTCCTTCCTCTTCTACTGAACTTTTTGACAACATGGATTCTGCTGAAGAAGTTAAAAGACTCAGAGAGGAGGTGCAGGTTAACAAAAATCATATGCTGCAATATAAAAGCATAGCTCAGGCAAATGAAGAAGCATTAAAGCAGATGGAATTGGCTTATGAGAACCTCAAAGTAGAAGCTGATAGAGTGAAAAAATCAATGGAAGAGGAAGCATTAGCGCTTAGGAAGAATGTTGATGAGCTTGAGAGAGAATGTAATTTGAAGTCAATTGAAGCAGCTTCCGCAACTGCAGGAAAAGAAGAAGCTGTTGTTGCGGCTCTAGCTGAAATATCCAGTCTGAAAGAAGATACCTCAGCTAAGACGTCACAAATCTCAAATTTGGAGGCTCAAATAACTGCTTTGAAAGATGATTTGGACAAAGAGCATCAAAGATGGCGTGCTGCTCAAGATAATTATGAGAGACAGGTAATTCTGCAGTCAGAAACAATTCAAGAACTGACTAGAACATCTCAAGCTTTGGCAACCTTACAAGAAGAGTCATCTGAGCTCCGTAAATTGTCAGATGTTCTAAAATCCGAAAATAATGCATTGAAGGCCAAGTGGGAGGCGGAATTGTCGGTGCTAGAAGTATCAAAAACTGAAGCTGAGAAGAAATACACTGAGGCTAATGAACAGAACAAAATATTACTGGACCGGCTTGAGGGTTTGTATATTAAACTGGCTGAGAAGGACCGTGTATCTTCAGGTGTATCTGCTGGAAGCACAGTGGCCGAGGGTGATGACGGGCTGATGAATGTTGTGAATTATCTAAGACGGTCCAAGGAAATTGCAGAAACAGAAATTTCTTTGCTCAGACAGGAAAAACTTAGGTTGCAATCACAGCTTGAGAATGCTCTGAGGAGAGTGGAGGTAGCAGAAGCATCTCTTAATTCTGAGCGGGAGAGTTCAAGAGCTCAGGTTTTAAGTGAAGAGGAGTTCAAAACACTGCAGCTTCAGGTTAGAGAATTGAACTTACTTCGTGAAAGCAACTTGCAGTTGAGAGAGGAGAACAAGCACAATGTTGAAGAATGCCAGAAACTTCGCCAAGCTGCCCAGAAGATGAAAACTGAATTAGAGGATCTGGAGAAGCTTCTTAATGAAAGACAAGCTGATGTAGAAGCTTGTAGGAAAGGGATTGAAATGCAGAAGCTGGATAAAGAGAAGCTTGAGAGGAGGGTTAGTGAGTTGGTTGAGAGGTATAAGAATTTTGACCTAGAAGAATATGCAAGTCTAAAAGAAGCTGCTTCACAGATGCAGGTGAATCtgagagaaaaaaatgaagaactgGAGAAAGTTAAGAAAGCCATGTCTGAGCAGCAGAATCTGTTAGCTGACTTAGAGCAAGACCTGTCAAGGAGCAGAACAGAATTGAGTCAGAGAGAATCGAGAATCAATGAGATTCTGCAAACTGAGGCCTCGCTGAGATCCGACGTTGATAAACATAAAAAGTTGACAGGTCTAATGAAGAAAAGGGTTGAAAGCAACTTGTTGAAGGAAAAGGAAAGAGCAGACAGCTTATCAAAGGAAAAAGATGATTTGGCTAGAGAGAATCAAGCTCTCTCCAAACAGTTGGAAGATGCTAAACAAGGGAAAAAAACTGCTGATGCTGCAGATGAACAGGCtttgaaagataaagaaaaggagaaaaacaCCAGAATCCAGGGGCTTGAGAAGATCACAGACCGACTTAGAGAAGAGTTGAAACAAGAGAGATCAAAGCGCTTGAAGATGCAAAAGACAATAGGGGATTCCTATGGAGCTGTGAATCAGCAACGGTCCAAGCTATCAGATGAAATCGACAAGCATAAGCAGGCTCTGAAGATGCTTACTGATGAAGTTGAGAAGATAAGGCAAACCAAAGGCAGTCAAACGGAGGGCACGTCAGTGGATCAACTACTTTCGGGGACTCACTTGGACGATTTTACTGCTGCATATCTTCAGGCTGTAGATGACTTTGAACGGGTTGCACGTAATGAGCTCGGGGTTTCTGGTGCTGGTGATGCTTCTGCTCCAGATGCTTCTCTTTCTGCCTCTGTTGTTCCAGGCCCAGCAGCTACGCTTCCGCCACCAGCTAGCTTGGTGACTTCCATTCCTGCAGTTGGAAAagcagaagaagaaagaagacttGTTTTATCGAAGATAACCTCCGAAACTCGTAAAACCGGAAGGAAGTTGGTTCGACCCCGCATCACAAAGCCGGAGGAACCTTTAGTTGATGTAGAGATGCAAGATACAGATGAATCCACCAACAGTAGGAAGCATTTGCCACCTCAAAAGGCAGAAAATTTTGATAATGCCACATTACCAACTCAACCACCAATTCGCAAGCGCCTATCTGCAGCCTCTACCTCCTCTACCTCAGAGTTACAAGAAGAGACTCCTGCCATGGATGAAACCTGCTTAGATGTGGCTCAACCTGTGCTTAAGAAGTCCAAACATCTAGAGGCACCTCAAGAAGGTAGTGAAGATAAATCTGTTGATAATGTAGAAAATTCAGAATCTCTGCCTACTACGGAGGAACATGATGCTGGAGATGAAACCCAAGGTTTGAAAGAAGAAGCTAGTGATATTGAGAAGGATGAGACTACACTTTCTGGCGAGCAGGTTGAAGAGCCGTTAGTTGTTGCAACAAATCAGGCTGAGTCACAG GTGCAACAAGAGAGCGAGCAGCTAGCGATGGATGAAAGGGAAGAGGGAGAGCTAATTGCTGATCCTGAAGATGTTGGAAACCTTGATAGCATTTTATCAATGGGAAGCCCAGAAAATTTGGAACCCCAGACTGATGACTTAGCTGGTACTGATGAAGAACTCTTGCTTACTCCAACAGACCCCGGGGAGATAGAATCTTCTCAGCTCCCAGATGACGATAAGAATGATGAAGTTGATGCGACAGAAGAGCTAGCTGAAAGTTCTGAGAAGTTGAATGATGGTGGTGACCAGGTTGCTGCAGAAACTGATCAGGCTCTGGATACTGTTACTGGTGAGAAACCATCAAGCAGTCCAGTTGATAGTAGCAATTCAAAAGAAGGGGGTCTGGATGAAAGTGCTGCTGCTGAAACAGAAGAAGGGAAACAGGTTTCACCTATCAATAGGAGCTCAAGAACTATAAACCTAAATGAGAGGGCTAGAGAAAGGGCTTCCATTAGGCAAGCTGCTATGCTTTCCGCTACACCAGCAAGAGGCCGTGGGCGAGTTCTTCGACGCGGTGGGCGCAGTGGTCGTGGTGGGCGCGGTCCAAACTCTGGTTCACAGGGTTAA